The Puntigrus tetrazona isolate hp1 chromosome 3, ASM1883169v1, whole genome shotgun sequence genome contains a region encoding:
- the LOC122329895 gene encoding GTPase IMAP family member 8-like, with the protein MADWSGSSREPGGHQLRRRGSMTEPPSMFGIKNDLRVVLLGSHADVKASCGNTILGRKAFMKSSLNLLERHDGIVLKRRVVVINTPDLLNLVLSPEEQDVKKLFNLSGPGPHALLLVLKPQSFTDLEKEALKHINIIFGAGASEYVIVVFMHEKYISVRDSESLLQTCRRPHCHLQKNGDQSQVQNLLENIEKMVEQNGGHHLKISKDPGTNKAPLEPLQRPEIHGNLKRAKSTRAKKNLECVRIVLIGKTGAGKSASGNTILGSKVFESRAAMRSVTKTCHRERGTVCGRPVTVVDTPGLFDKSLSNEEIQQEIMRCIDLSAPGPHVFLLVIAVGPITREERETVQLIKTAFGQKAEAYTMVLFTRGDSLKDQSIEDCIKEDQEIQQLIRACGGRFHVLSNEQKDPAQVVSLLNKINKMMWSNKPSFYTDKMIQELLLEREEEAKREIEAIKVKYEIELKDIQNQLEEEKAKLKVSDLLFNENLQSKMLRKYEAGTTKDSGVTTDTEQTQEKTKKHSEKEKSDYEKEPMNKQKNQLLGTTGVDRQRTETVEEARERESDQEKKQHHQTFLRFGELRKSAKKRGQKSETRMKGYEAECEKEKKENPTYSVYTDQQDTCMNPGDQTDSMKKTENMDLPQKNEGQTDTDKEKLLLQNIEELNHKMEVLSLQYRTFTERHYEELKKNEKVGTKKRKKNPCAVH; encoded by the exons ATGGCTGATTGGAGTGGATCATCCAGAGAACCAG GGGGACATCAGTTAAGAAGAAGAGGAAGTATGACTGAACCTCCAAGCA TGTTTGGGATTAAAAACGACCTGAGAGTAGTGCTCCTGGGGTCACACGCAGATGTTAAAGCCTCCTGTGGAAACACAATCCTGGGACGAAAGGCCTTTATGAAGTCCTCCCTGAACCTGCTTGAGAGGCATGATGGGATTGTTTTGAAGAGACGTGTGGTGGTCATCAACACCCCCGATCTGCTCAACCTCGTTCTCTCTCCTGAAGAACAAGATGTGAAGAAATTGTTCAATCTGTCCGGTCCTGGTCCTCATGCTCTTCTTCTGGTCCTGAAGCCTCAGTCATTTACAGATCTAGAAAAAGAAGCCCTCAAGCACATTAACATCATTTTTGGTGCAGGCGCATCAGAGTACGTGATCGTCGTCTTCATGCACGAGAAGTACATCAGCGTCAGAGACTCTGAGTCTCTCCTGCAGACCTGCAGACGACCACACTGTCATCTACAGAAGAATGGAGACCAGTCACAGGTGCAGAATCTTCTGGAGAACATTGAGAAAATGGTGGAGCAAAACGGTGGCCATCACTTGAAGATTTCTAAAGACCCCGGGACAAACAAAGCACCTCTAG AGCCCTTACAGAGGCCAGAAATACATGGAAATTTGAAGAGAGCAAAAT CCACTCGTGCGAAAAAGAACTTGGAGTGTGTGAGGATCGTTCTGATTGGAAAAACCGGAGCTGGAAAAAGTGCTTCAGGCAACACCATCCTGGGAAGCAAGGTGTTCGAATCAAGGGCCGCGATGAGATCTGTGACCAAGACCTGCCATCGAGAGAGAGGGACGGTCTGCGGTCGGCCCGTGACTGTGGTGGACACACCGGGACTCTTCGACAAAAGCCTCAGTAATGAAGAGATCCAGCAGGAGATCATGAGATGCATTGATCTGTCGGCTCCTGGACCTCATGTGTTTCTGCTGGTCATCGCTGTCGGCCCGATCACacgagaagagagagaaaccgTTCAGCTCATCAAGACGGCCTTCGGACAGAAAGCAGAGGCCTACACTATGGTGCTCTTCACACGAGGAGACAGTCTCAAAGATCAGAGCATTGAAGACTGCATTAAAGAAGATCAAGAAATCCAACAACTGATCCGTGCCTGTGGAGGAAGATTTCACGTTCTCAGCAACGAACAGAAAGACCCCGCTCAGGTGGTGAGTCTGTTAAACAAGATCAATAAGATGATGTGGAGTAATAAACCCAGTTTCTACACTGACAAAATGATTCAGGAGCTGCTTCTGGAAAGAGAGGAGGAGGCCAAACGGGAGATAGAGGCTATTAAAGTCAAATATGAGATTGAACTCAAAGATATTCAAAACCAATTAGAGGAGGAAAAAGCTAAACTGAAGGTAAGCGATCTTCTGTTTAATGAAAATTTGCAGAGCAAAATGTTGAGAAAGTATGAGGCGGGAACAACGAAAGACAGCGGAGTGACAACAGATACAGAACAAACGCAGgagaaaactaaaaaacactCTGAGAAGGAGAAGAGCGATTACGAGAAAGAGCCAATGAATAAGCAGAAAAATCAGCTTTTGGGAACAACAGGCGTTGACAGACAAAGAACAGAAACCGTAGAAGaagcaagagaaagagaatcGGACCAAGAGAAAAAGCAACACCATCAAACATTTCTACGTTTCGGAGAACTGaggaaaagtgcaaaaaaaagggGGCAAAAAAGTGAAACGAGGATGAAAGGATATGAAGCAGAATGTgagaaggagaaaaaagaaaacccgACATATAGCGTATATACAGATCAACAAGATACTTGTATGAACCCAGGAGACCAGACTGACTCgatgaaaaagacagaaaacatgGACTTGCCTCAAAAGAATGAAGGCCAGACAGACACGGACAAAGAGAAACTCCTGCTTCAGAACATCGAGGAACTAAATCACAAGATGGAGGTGCTCTCGTTGCAGTACAGAACATTTACAGAAAGACATTACGAAGAActtaagaaaaatgaaaaagttggcaccaagaaaaggaaaaaaaatccttgtGCGGTTCACTAA